One genomic region from Cetobacterium sp. ZOR0034 encodes:
- the atpA gene encoding F0F1 ATP synthase subunit alpha, which yields MKIRPEEVSNIIKTEIENYKKSLDVKTSGSVLEVGDGIARIYGLSSAKAGELLEFPNGITGMVLNLEEDNVGAVILGDYTKIKEGDEVKATGRIASVPAGESLLGRVVNALGEPIDGKGELKVEKYMEIERKASGIISRKPVSEPLQTGIKSIDGMVPIGRGQRELIIGDRQTGKTAVAIDAILNQKNTGVKCIYVAIGQKRSTVAQIVKRLEDAGAMEYTIVVAATASESAPLQYLAPYSGVAMGEYFMDKGEAVLIVYDDLSKHAVAYREMSLLLKRPPGREAYPGDVFYLHSRLLERAAKLSDELGGGSITALPIIETQAGDVSAYIPTNVISITDGQIFLDAQLFNSGFRPAINAGISVSRVGGSAQIKAMKQVAAKVKLELAQYTELLTFAQFGSDLDKATKAQLERGHRIMEVLKQPQYSPYPVEEQVVSFYTVINGFLDEIAIADVRRFERELITEIRNTTTILDEILEKKSLSKELEAKIADAVVAFKKNFN from the coding sequence TTGAAAATCAGACCAGAAGAAGTAAGCAATATAATAAAAACTGAGATCGAGAATTACAAAAAGAGTCTTGATGTCAAAACTTCAGGTTCTGTATTAGAAGTAGGAGACGGTATCGCGAGAATCTACGGATTAAGCAGTGCAAAAGCAGGTGAGCTTTTAGAGTTTCCTAACGGAATAACAGGAATGGTTCTAAACCTAGAAGAGGATAACGTTGGAGCGGTTATACTAGGGGACTATACAAAGATTAAAGAGGGAGACGAGGTTAAAGCTACAGGTAGAATTGCCTCTGTACCAGCTGGAGAATCTTTATTAGGAAGAGTAGTTAATGCTCTTGGAGAGCCAATTGATGGAAAAGGTGAATTAAAAGTTGAGAAATACATGGAGATTGAAAGAAAAGCTTCAGGTATCATCTCAAGAAAGCCAGTATCTGAGCCATTACAAACAGGAATCAAGTCAATCGACGGAATGGTACCTATCGGTAGAGGACAAAGAGAGCTTATTATCGGAGATAGACAAACTGGTAAAACAGCAGTAGCTATTGATGCGATATTAAATCAAAAGAATACAGGAGTAAAATGTATCTACGTTGCAATTGGTCAAAAAAGATCAACTGTTGCACAGATCGTTAAGAGATTAGAAGACGCAGGAGCTATGGAATATACTATAGTTGTTGCTGCAACTGCTTCTGAATCAGCTCCATTACAATACTTAGCACCATACTCAGGAGTAGCTATGGGAGAGTACTTCATGGATAAAGGTGAAGCTGTATTAATAGTTTATGATGATCTTTCTAAGCATGCGGTAGCATACAGAGAAATGTCTCTATTATTAAAAAGACCACCTGGAAGAGAAGCTTACCCAGGAGACGTTTTCTATCTTCACTCAAGATTACTTGAGAGAGCAGCTAAGTTATCAGATGAATTAGGTGGAGGATCAATCACTGCACTACCAATCATCGAAACTCAAGCAGGAGACGTATCGGCATATATTCCAACAAACGTTATCTCGATAACTGATGGACAAATATTCCTAGATGCTCAATTATTCAACTCAGGATTCAGACCAGCTATAAACGCAGGTATATCTGTATCAAGAGTTGGAGGATCAGCTCAAATAAAAGCTATGAAACAAGTTGCTGCAAAAGTTAAGTTAGAATTAGCTCAATACACTGAGTTATTAACATTCGCACAATTTGGATCAGATTTAGATAAAGCTACAAAAGCTCAATTAGAAAGAGGACATAGAATTATGGAAGTTTTAAAACAACCACAATACAGTCCTTATCCAGTTGAAGAGCAAGTTGTATCATTCTATACAGTAATCAATGGATTCTTAGATGAGATTGCTATTGCTGATGTAAGAAGATTTGAAAGAGAATTAATTACAGAAATTAGAAATACAACTACTATATTAGATGAAATTTTAGAAAAGAAGAGCTTAAGTAAAGAGCTTGAAGCTAAAATTGCTGATGCTGTTGTAGCATTCAAAAAGAACTTTAATTAA
- the atpG gene encoding ATP synthase F1 subunit gamma, translating to MAGTREIKNRIKSVQSTHQITKAMEIVSTTKFKKFSTIVAQSKPYSESIANILQNIAAGVKSERHPLFDGREDVKKVGVIVMSSDRGLAGSFNSNTLKALEKLISENSGKEVSVIAVGKKAKEYCAKRNYDVKAEYIQLIPETMYDKAKEISENIVEYYYNNIFDEVYVIYNKFVSALVSDLTVRKIIPIERAEGSENKAYIFEPSPEEILSSLLPKYLNIELYKALLDNTASEHSARKNAMKSATDNAEDMIKGLTLEYNRRRQASITQEISEIVGGAAALN from the coding sequence ATGGCTGGAACTAGAGAGATAAAAAATAGAATAAAAAGTGTTCAGTCTACTCACCAAATTACAAAGGCCATGGAAATTGTTTCAACTACAAAGTTTAAGAAATTTTCAACAATAGTAGCTCAATCGAAACCATATTCAGAAAGTATCGCTAATATTTTACAAAATATAGCAGCTGGTGTTAAAAGTGAAAGACACCCACTTTTTGATGGTAGAGAAGATGTAAAGAAAGTTGGAGTTATTGTTATGTCATCAGATAGAGGACTAGCAGGAAGCTTCAACAGTAATACATTAAAAGCTTTAGAAAAGTTAATTTCTGAAAATAGTGGAAAAGAGGTCTCTGTAATTGCAGTTGGAAAAAAAGCTAAAGAATACTGTGCAAAAAGAAATTACGATGTTAAAGCTGAATATATCCAATTAATCCCTGAAACTATGTATGACAAAGCGAAAGAGATTAGTGAAAATATTGTAGAGTATTACTATAACAACATTTTTGATGAAGTTTATGTAATATACAATAAATTCGTATCAGCTTTAGTAAGTGATTTAACAGTAAGAAAAATAATTCCTATAGAAAGAGCTGAAGGAAGCGAGAATAAGGCTTATATATTTGAGCCATCTCCAGAAGAGATTTTATCATCTCTACTACCTAAGTATTTAAATATAGAATTATATAAAGCTTTATTAGACAATACTGCTAGTGAGCATTCTGCAAGAAAAAATGCAATGAAAAGTGCAACGGATAACGCTGAAGATATGATAAAGGGATTAACTTTAGAATACAATAGAAGAAGACAAGCTTCGATAACTCAAGAGATATCTGAGATTGTTGGAGGAGCAGCAGCGTTAAATTAA
- the atpD gene encoding F0F1 ATP synthase subunit beta, which produces MENKGTLTQIIGPVVDVMFNDRLPEIYNALKVKGEDGKELVLEVQQHLGNNVVRTVAMDATEGLQRGMEVIDTGAAITVPVGKAVLGRILNVLGEPVDEAGPVTTEEHLPIHREAPNFDEQGTEVEIFETGIKVIDLLAPYIKGGKIGLFGGAGVGKTVLIMELINNIAKGHGGLSVFAGVGERTREGRDLYDEMRESGVIDKTSLVYGQMNEPPGARLRVALTGLTVAENFRDKEGQDVLLFIDNIFRFTQAGAEVSALLGRIPSAVGYQPTLASEMGKLQERITSTKSGSITSVQAVYVPADDLTDPAPATTFAHLDATTVLSRRIASLGIYPAVDPLDSTSKALDPAIVGNEHYAVARQVQEILQRYKELQDIIAILGMDELSDEDKQTVSRARKIERFFSQPFAVAEQFTGMEGKYVPVKETIRAFKEIIEGKHDALPEQAFLYVGTIEEAIAKGRDLMKGAE; this is translated from the coding sequence GTGGAAAACAAAGGTACCCTTACCCAAATAATAGGTCCTGTTGTAGACGTTATGTTCAATGATAGATTGCCTGAGATTTACAACGCTTTAAAAGTTAAAGGTGAAGATGGAAAAGAGTTAGTTCTTGAAGTACAACAACATCTTGGAAACAACGTTGTAAGAACAGTAGCAATGGACGCTACTGAGGGTCTACAAAGAGGAATGGAAGTAATAGATACAGGAGCAGCTATAACAGTTCCAGTAGGAAAGGCTGTTTTAGGAAGAATCCTAAACGTTTTAGGAGAGCCAGTTGATGAAGCTGGTCCAGTAACAACAGAGGAGCATTTACCTATACATAGAGAAGCTCCAAACTTTGATGAGCAAGGAACAGAAGTAGAAATATTCGAAACTGGTATTAAGGTAATTGACCTTCTTGCACCATACATCAAAGGTGGAAAAATAGGTCTGTTTGGAGGAGCTGGAGTAGGAAAGACAGTTCTAATAATGGAGCTTATCAACAACATCGCTAAAGGACATGGAGGATTATCTGTATTCGCGGGTGTTGGAGAAAGAACAAGAGAAGGAAGAGACTTATATGATGAGATGAGAGAGTCAGGAGTTATTGACAAAACATCTCTAGTATATGGACAGATGAATGAGCCGCCTGGAGCAAGATTAAGAGTTGCTCTTACTGGACTAACAGTAGCGGAAAACTTCAGAGATAAAGAAGGACAAGACGTTCTTCTATTCATAGATAACATATTCAGATTTACTCAAGCCGGAGCAGAGGTTTCTGCCCTATTAGGAAGAATACCTTCAGCGGTTGGATACCAACCAACACTTGCTTCAGAAATGGGTAAATTACAAGAGAGAATTACATCTACTAAGTCAGGATCAATAACATCAGTTCAAGCTGTATACGTACCAGCGGATGACCTTACTGACCCTGCTCCAGCGACAACGTTCGCACATTTAGATGCTACAACAGTTCTTTCAAGAAGAATTGCATCTCTAGGAATATATCCTGCAGTTGACCCTCTAGATTCAACTTCAAAAGCTTTAGATCCAGCTATCGTTGGAAATGAGCACTATGCAGTTGCTAGACAAGTTCAAGAAATACTGCAAAGATATAAAGAACTTCAAGATATTATTGCTATCCTAGGAATGGATGAGTTATCTGATGAAGATAAGCAAACAGTTTCTAGAGCAAGAAAAATCGAGAGATTCTTCTCACAACCATTCGCAGTTGCTGAGCAATTTACAGGAATGGAAGGAAAATATGTTCCAGTAAAAGAGACAATAAGAGCTTTCAAAGAGATAATCGAAGGTAAGCACGATGCTCTTCCAGAACAAGCATTCCTTTATGTTGGAACAATTGAGGAGGCAATAGCTAAGGGAAGAGACCTTATGAAGGGAGCTGAGTAA
- a CDS encoding F0F1 ATP synthase subunit epsilon: protein MANSFKLELVTPLNKVLSEEVNFVMLRTTEGDMGILPNHSPFVAGVATGEMKVRNNGQEKFYYVSGGFVEISNNVVTILADEAMDVKDIDLEAARKEAQIAKEKLEKSAEDMDIANVQKALTQALTKVKLAERML, encoded by the coding sequence ATGGCAAACTCATTTAAGCTAGAGCTAGTAACTCCATTAAATAAAGTTTTATCTGAAGAGGTAAACTTTGTAATGCTAAGAACTACAGAAGGGGATATGGGTATATTACCTAATCACTCACCTTTTGTTGCTGGTGTAGCAACTGGAGAAATGAAAGTTAGAAACAATGGGCAAGAGAAGTTTTACTATGTATCAGGAGGATTTGTAGAAATCTCTAATAACGTAGTAACTATTTTAGCGGATGAAGCTATGGACGTTAAGGATATAGATTTAGAAGCTGCTAGAAAAGAAGCTCAAATTGCTAAGGAAAAATTAGAAAAGTCTGCTGAGGATATGGATATTGCAAATGTGCAAAAAGCATTAACTCAAGCGTTAACTAAAGTAAAATTAGCAGAAAGAATGTTATAA
- a CDS encoding cell wall metabolism sensor histidine kinase WalK has translation MSLKQINFPIKLNFFKKLFLLTIGVVFLTIITSFIFNSLFLDKFYIYRKKQNIVEIRNSLVNVINDKDKLENYIYFAEDSFGVKIDLNIIPQNNRSHMSGNKKIYNSLKTNESTFKIREVDGTSGVMFIRYYERLENRYLLSIRSSMAVMAEHIHDIFIFNIFTSLFSLIMSSILVSIFSKKINRNITYLKNSAEKIAKLEYPKNIALNSGDELEELSSSLNEMSKELSISIENLKLFVSNASHELKTPISVLCLYSQALSRGNVPDNKKKEYYKTMLDKSLEMRALTESLLTLSKINSPDYKLIKEKINLKTLIKNALEQFDYLEFEKNIDINTNISDLFISGDLNLLKIAVNNLIQNMLKYSPENSEVLINFTNNSIIFENTILSNKNIDINDLFEPFHRGENALNENIDGSGLGLSLVKKILQLHEIDFNLTIENNIFNFKINIRKTD, from the coding sequence ATGTCTTTAAAACAGATTAATTTTCCAATAAAACTAAACTTCTTTAAAAAACTATTCCTATTGACTATAGGGGTAGTTTTTTTAACAATTATAACCAGTTTTATATTTAATTCTCTTTTCTTAGATAAATTTTATATCTACAGAAAAAAACAAAACATCGTTGAAATTAGAAATAGTTTAGTTAATGTTATTAATGATAAAGACAAATTAGAAAATTACATCTATTTTGCGGAAGATAGTTTCGGAGTTAAAATTGATTTAAATATTATTCCACAAAATAACCGTTCACATATGAGTGGTAATAAAAAAATTTATAACTCTTTGAAAACTAATGAATCTACTTTTAAAATTAGAGAGGTTGATGGAACTTCTGGTGTAATGTTTATTCGATACTATGAGCGTTTAGAAAACCGCTATCTTCTAAGTATTCGAAGCTCAATGGCTGTTATGGCTGAACATATTCATGATATCTTTATCTTCAACATATTCACATCTTTATTTTCACTTATTATGAGTAGTATATTGGTTTCTATTTTCTCTAAAAAAATTAATAGAAATATTACATATTTAAAAAATAGTGCTGAAAAAATAGCCAAATTAGAGTATCCTAAAAATATAGCTCTAAATAGTGGAGATGAACTAGAAGAGTTAAGTTCTAGTTTAAATGAGATGTCAAAAGAGTTATCTATATCTATTGAAAATTTAAAACTTTTTGTTTCAAATGCTTCTCACGAACTTAAAACACCTATTTCAGTTCTCTGTCTATATTCACAGGCACTTTCTAGAGGAAATGTTCCTGATAATAAAAAGAAAGAATATTACAAAACTATGCTTGATAAATCTTTAGAAATGAGAGCTTTAACAGAAAGCTTATTAACTTTATCCAAAATAAACTCACCTGATTATAAATTAATTAAAGAAAAAATAAATTTAAAAACTTTAATCAAAAATGCTTTAGAACAATTTGACTATTTGGAATTCGAAAAAAATATTGATATCAATACAAATATCTCAGATTTATTTATATCTGGAGATTTAAACCTTTTGAAAATCGCAGTGAATAATTTAATTCAAAATATGTTGAAGTACTCTCCTGAAAATAGTGAAGTCCTTATAAACTTTACTAATAATTCTATCATTTTTGAAAATACTATCTTATCAAATAAAAACATTGATATAAATGATTTATTTGAACCTTTTCATAGAGGGGAAAATGCTTTAAATGAAAATATTGATGGAAGTGGTTTAGGTCTTTCTTTAGTTAAGAAAATCCTTCAATTACATGAAATTGATTTTAATCTGACTATTGAAAATAATATTTTTAATTTTAAAATAAATATAAGAAAAACCGATTAG
- a CDS encoding response regulator transcription factor, which yields MKKVLIVEDEKSLANIISDALEAEGFRTVIVNRGDLAIDSFYEEKPDLILLDINLPGLNGWEICKQIKSLSQTPIIMVTARDNEFDEIKGLELGADDYITKPFTPKLLIIKLKKIFKLNNDTFFKIGDITFDYNTFVLTTPEETNTLPRREAQLLEFFFRNQNIIFSRETLLNEVWGFEFFGDERAVDTIIKRLRKKLGDYDFYIKSVRGVGYVFKTD from the coding sequence ATGAAGAAAGTTCTTATTGTTGAAGATGAAAAATCTCTAGCTAATATAATTTCTGATGCTTTAGAAGCAGAGGGATTCAGAACTGTAATTGTTAATAGAGGTGATTTGGCTATCGATTCATTTTATGAAGAAAAGCCTGATTTGATTTTACTCGATATAAATCTTCCTGGCCTTAATGGATGGGAAATTTGTAAGCAGATTAAATCTCTATCTCAAACTCCTATTATTATGGTAACTGCTAGAGATAATGAATTTGATGAGATAAAAGGACTTGAGTTAGGGGCTGATGATTATATCACCAAGCCCTTTACTCCTAAGCTCCTTATTATCAAACTAAAAAAAATCTTTAAATTAAATAATGATACATTTTTTAAAATTGGAGATATAACATTTGATTACAATACATTTGTACTCACAACACCTGAAGAAACAAATACTCTTCCAAGAAGAGAAGCTCAACTACTTGAGTTTTTCTTCAGAAATCAAAATATTATCTTCTCCCGTGAAACACTTCTAAATGAAGTTTGGGGATTTGAATTCTTTGGTGATGAAAGAGCTGTAGATACTATAATTAAAAGGTTAAGAAAAAAACTTGGAGACTATGATTTCTATATTAAAAGTGTAAGGGGTGTCGGTTATGTCTTTAAAACAGATTAA
- the der gene encoding ribosome biogenesis GTPase Der, protein MKPIVAIVGRPNVGKSTLFNKLVGDRVAIVDDQPGVTRDRLYRETEWAGKEFVLVDTGGLEPRNNDFMMTKIKQQAEVAMNEADVILFVVDGKNGLNPLDEEISYLLRKKKKPVVLCVNKIDNFQAQQDDIYDFWGLGFEHLIPISGEHKVNLGDMLDLVVNIIDEHVEEFEEEEGLKLAIIGRPNAGKSSLVNRLCGEERTIVSDIAGTTRDAIDTAIEFDGNKYVLIDTAGIRRKSKVEESLEYYSVLRAIKTIKRADVCIWMLDGSEGLTEQDKRIAGIAYEEKKPIIIVMNKWDTIENKKGDTMKKMREELLAELPFLSYAPVEFISALTGQRTTKILEHSEAVFAEYNKRISTGLLNTVISDAIIMNNPPTRKGRVVKINYATQISTAPPRFVLFCNYPELVHFSYGRYIENKLRESFGFEGTPIDVIFEKKNG, encoded by the coding sequence TTGAAACCAATTGTTGCAATCGTGGGAAGACCAAATGTTGGAAAATCAACACTATTTAATAAATTGGTTGGGGATAGAGTTGCTATCGTTGATGACCAACCAGGAGTTACAAGAGACAGATTATATAGAGAGACTGAGTGGGCTGGAAAAGAGTTCGTTCTAGTTGATACTGGAGGACTTGAGCCTAGAAATAATGACTTTATGATGACTAAAATAAAACAACAAGCTGAAGTGGCTATGAACGAAGCTGACGTTATTTTATTCGTTGTTGATGGGAAAAATGGATTAAATCCTTTAGATGAAGAAATCTCTTACCTATTAAGAAAAAAGAAAAAACCAGTTGTTTTATGTGTAAATAAGATAGATAACTTCCAAGCACAACAAGATGATATTTATGATTTCTGGGGACTTGGATTTGAACACCTTATCCCTATCTCTGGAGAACATAAAGTTAACTTAGGAGATATGCTAGATTTAGTTGTAAATATAATTGATGAGCATGTTGAAGAGTTCGAAGAAGAAGAGGGACTAAAATTAGCTATCATTGGAAGACCAAATGCTGGTAAATCATCTCTTGTTAATAGACTTTGTGGAGAGGAAAGAACTATCGTTAGTGATATCGCTGGTACTACTAGAGATGCTATAGATACTGCTATCGAATTTGATGGAAATAAATATGTTCTTATCGATACTGCTGGTATCAGAAGAAAATCAAAAGTTGAAGAAAGCTTAGAGTACTACTCTGTTTTAAGAGCGATCAAAACAATAAAAAGAGCAGATGTTTGTATCTGGATGCTTGATGGAAGCGAAGGATTAACAGAACAAGATAAGAGAATCGCTGGGATTGCTTATGAAGAGAAAAAGCCTATTATCATTGTTATGAATAAGTGGGATACTATCGAAAATAAAAAAGGTGACACTATGAAAAAAATGAGAGAGGAGCTTCTTGCAGAATTACCATTCCTATCTTATGCACCTGTAGAGTTCATTTCAGCTTTAACTGGACAAAGAACTACTAAAATATTAGAGCACTCTGAAGCTGTATTCGCTGAGTACAATAAGAGAATCTCTACTGGATTATTAAACACTGTTATCAGTGATGCTATTATAATGAATAATCCTCCTACAAGAAAAGGAAGAGTTGTTAAGATTAACTATGCTACTCAAATCTCTACTGCACCACCTAGATTTGTTCTATTCTGTAACTATCCAGAGCTTGTTCACTTCTCTTACGGTAGATATATTGAAAATAAACTGAGAGAATCTTTCGGATTTGAAGGAACTCCAATAGATGTTATTTTTGAAAAGAAAAACGGATAA
- a CDS encoding YgiQ family radical SAM protein — protein MFLPTTMEEVKKLGWDSLDIILISGDTYLDTSYNGTAIIGKWLVKNGFKVGVIAQPDINSDKDITRLGTPNLYWAVSAGCVDSMVANYTATKKRRKSDDFTPGGENNRRPDRATIQYTNLIRRFFKNSSVPIVLGGIEASLRRVVHFDYWSNSLRRPIIFDAKADILSYGMGEKSMLALAKAIQNKEDWKNIRGLGYISKEPKEGYLALPTYEECLEKKENFVKAFELFYHNCDPITAKGIYQKNADRYYIQNPPCENFTSEEMDAIYGLEFERDVHPYYKKDGHVKALDTIRNSVTTHRGCYGECNFCAIAVHQGRTVISRSEDSIVKEVKELASKKGFKGHISDVGGPTANMYALECNKKLKHGACAHKRCLYPQTCPALKLDHSKQIDLLRKLKSIDKIKKIFIASGIRYDMILDDNRCGDKYLEEIIKDHISGQMKIAPEHTEDKILSLMGKQGKSILKEFKNRFYELNKKHDKKQFLTYYLIAAHPGCNEKDMLDLKRFASSELKISPEQVQIFTPTPSTYSTLMYYTEMNPFNDKKIFVEKDNGKKQKQKDIITQTNKTRRY, from the coding sequence ATGTTTCTACCTACTACAATGGAAGAGGTTAAAAAATTAGGATGGGATTCTTTAGATATTATTTTAATATCTGGAGATACATATCTAGATACCTCGTATAACGGTACTGCTATTATTGGTAAGTGGTTAGTTAAAAACGGTTTTAAGGTAGGAGTTATTGCACAACCAGATATCAATTCTGATAAAGATATAACTAGGTTAGGAACGCCCAATTTATATTGGGCAGTTTCTGCTGGTTGTGTTGACTCTATGGTTGCTAACTATACTGCCACTAAAAAAAGAAGAAAAAGTGACGACTTTACCCCTGGTGGAGAAAACAACAGAAGACCTGATAGGGCTACGATTCAATATACAAATCTAATTCGTCGTTTCTTTAAAAATAGCTCTGTTCCAATTGTACTAGGAGGAATAGAGGCTAGTCTTAGAAGAGTTGTACATTTCGATTATTGGAGTAACTCACTGAGACGTCCTATTATTTTTGATGCTAAAGCTGATATCCTTTCTTATGGAATGGGTGAAAAATCTATGCTAGCTCTAGCTAAAGCCATTCAGAATAAAGAGGATTGGAAAAATATAAGAGGGCTTGGATATATATCTAAAGAACCTAAAGAGGGTTATTTAGCCCTTCCAACTTATGAAGAGTGTTTAGAGAAAAAGGAAAACTTTGTAAAAGCTTTTGAACTTTTCTACCACAACTGTGATCCCATCACAGCCAAAGGAATCTATCAAAAAAATGCTGATAGATATTACATTCAAAACCCACCTTGTGAAAACTTCACCTCTGAAGAGATGGATGCTATCTACGGTTTAGAATTTGAGAGAGATGTTCATCCATATTACAAAAAAGATGGACATGTAAAAGCCTTAGATACAATTAGAAATTCTGTTACTACTCATAGAGGATGCTATGGAGAGTGTAACTTCTGTGCTATTGCTGTTCACCAAGGAAGAACTGTTATATCTAGAAGTGAAGACTCTATAGTTAAAGAGGTTAAAGAGTTAGCTAGTAAAAAAGGATTTAAAGGTCATATATCTGATGTTGGAGGACCGACAGCTAATATGTACGCTTTAGAATGTAATAAAAAATTAAAGCATGGTGCTTGTGCTCATAAAAGATGTCTTTATCCACAAACTTGTCCTGCTTTAAAATTAGATCATTCAAAACAGATAGATCTTTTAAGAAAATTAAAATCTATCGATAAAATAAAAAAAATATTTATTGCATCTGGAATTAGATATGATATGATTTTAGATGACAATAGATGTGGTGATAAATATCTAGAAGAAATTATTAAAGACCATATTTCAGGACAGATGAAAATTGCTCCTGAACACACAGAGGATAAAATTCTTTCTCTAATGGGTAAACAAGGAAAAAGCATATTAAAAGAGTTTAAAAATCGTTTCTACGAGCTAAATAAAAAGCATGATAAAAAACAATTCTTAACTTACTATTTAATAGCTGCTCATCCAGGGTGTAACGAAAAAGATATGTTAGATTTAAAAAGATTCGCATCCTCTGAACTTAAAATAAGTCCAGAGCAGGTACAAATTTTTACTCCTACTCCATCAACTTATTCTACACTTATGTATTATACTGAGATGAATCCATTCAATGATAAAAAAATATTTGTTGAAAAGGATAATGGTAAAAAACAAAAACAAAAAGATATTATCACTCAAACAAATAAAACTAGGAGGTATTAA
- a CDS encoding putative manganese-dependent inorganic diphosphatase, which yields MEPTLIFGHRNPDTDSICSAISLARLKELKGESAQACRLGNISKETEFVLKSFNIDAPKLLSTVSAQISDLTRVEKKTINHKDSLRRALEIMTEENFSSLPVVNSKNHLRGMIHVSDIANAYLNIDYSDLFAAYHTTYENLQEVLEGEVISGKYPSGKIEANLKGVSEYRNIAAGDIVITTTLLDSIDDLIDLGVKMIILCCDKDDVILPRDSKTPILRVNKSLFKAIPLISQSVSILSILNNEKFYSFSVDDYLADIKDIMKESSQTNFPVIDKNGEVYGTIRTKNLINFTRKNVILVDHNEDTQSVAGLRDAKIVQVVDHHKFGNFETNEPVKINAETVGCTCTIILDLYKEAGIVPPKEIAGLMMSAILSDTLMFKSPTCTDKDIAAVKELATISGIENFEAYGMDMLIAGTSLSDKTPEEILTMDQKEFTMNGIKLAISQVNTVDVKGVLDQQEALEKAMAHTNSKHHYQLSVLVITDIVKAGSMLLVVGEPTIVERGFHTTLVNNTAWVDGVVSRKKQVVPFLMAASQGV from the coding sequence ATGGAACCAACTTTAATTTTTGGACACAGAAATCCAGATACAGATTCAATCTGTTCGGCTATATCACTAGCTAGATTAAAAGAATTAAAAGGAGAATCTGCTCAAGCTTGTAGATTAGGAAACATCAGTAAGGAAACTGAATTTGTTTTAAAAAGTTTTAATATAGATGCACCAAAATTACTTTCAACAGTAAGTGCTCAGATTTCAGACCTTACTCGTGTTGAAAAGAAAACTATCAATCACAAAGATTCTTTAAGAAGAGCTTTAGAAATAATGACTGAGGAAAACTTCTCTAGTTTACCTGTTGTAAATAGCAAAAATCACTTAAGAGGAATGATTCATGTTTCTGATATAGCTAATGCTTACTTAAACATCGATTACTCAGATCTTTTTGCTGCTTATCATACAACTTACGAAAACTTACAAGAAGTTTTAGAAGGAGAAGTTATCAGTGGAAAATATCCTTCTGGGAAAATCGAAGCTAATTTAAAAGGAGTTAGTGAATACAGAAATATCGCTGCTGGTGATATCGTTATTACTACAACTCTTTTAGATTCTATCGACGATTTAATCGATTTAGGAGTAAAGATGATTATTCTTTGCTGTGATAAAGATGATGTTATCCTTCCAAGAGATTCAAAAACTCCAATTTTAAGAGTAAACAAATCTCTATTTAAAGCGATTCCTCTAATATCTCAATCAGTATCAATTTTATCAATCTTAAACAACGAAAAGTTCTACTCTTTCTCTGTTGACGATTACTTAGCTGATATTAAAGATATTATGAAAGAATCATCACAAACTAACTTCCCTGTTATCGATAAAAACGGTGAAGTTTACGGAACAATTAGAACTAAAAATTTAATCAACTTCACTAGAAAAAATGTTATTTTAGTTGACCACAATGAGGATACTCAATCTGTTGCTGGTTTAAGAGATGCAAAAATAGTTCAAGTGGTTGATCACCATAAATTTGGAAACTTCGAAACTAATGAACCTGTAAAAATAAATGCAGAAACTGTTGGATGTACTTGTACAATTATTCTTGATCTGTATAAAGAAGCTGGAATAGTTCCTCCAAAAGAGATTGCTGGTTTAATGATGAGTGCTATTTTATCTGATACGCTTATGTTTAAATCACCTACTTGTACAGATAAAGATATCGCTGCTGTTAAAGAGTTAGCTACTATCTCTGGAATCGAAAACTTCGAAGCTTACGGTATGGATATGTTAATAGCTGGAACTTCTCTTTCTGACAAAACTCCAGAAGAGATTTTAACTATGGACCAAAAAGAATTCACTATGAATGGTATCAAATTAGCTATCTCTCAAGTTAATACTGTTGATGTTAAAGGTGTTCTTGATCAACAAGAAGCTTTAGAGAAAGCTATGGCTCATACTAATTCTAAACATCACTACCAACTATCTGTATTAGTTATAACTGATATCGTTAAAGCAGGATCAATGTTACTAGTTGTTGGAGAGCCTACTATCGTTGAAAGAGGATTCCACACTACTTTAGTTAACAATACTGCATGGGTTGATGGTGTTGTTTCTAGAAAGAAACAAGTGGTTCCTTTCTTAATGGCTGCTTCTCAAGGAGTGTGA